The Emys orbicularis isolate rEmyOrb1 chromosome 9, rEmyOrb1.hap1, whole genome shotgun sequence genomic sequence ACATGTGAAACCAGTTGGACTTTCTGGTCAGCTTACTTTTTCTTCTTAAATACTTGATGGCACATCTGGTCTTCACACGTCAGCTCCTACAGCATTAAAACAATTGGTAAGTATATATTATTCTGAGTTATGTTTCCCATCTACAGCACCTCCCCTTGAAAAATCACTGTAAGACCAGCTGAACCACCACATCAAGAAGAGttttgcttattaaaaaaaagcaGTGTGTTTTATGGAGCCCTAATCAGCTGGCATGCACTGCAGGTTGTGGTAATTAGATTTTGACACTTGAattgagtttttaaaaagtataaaaatgaaaaatgcattGAAATTGCTCTGTAATGGTGTGGCTTTGCATAGTCTATTATTAAAACAACATACTATAATTTATTAAAAGCACTGAAGCAACAAGAGAATTACAAAAAGAGGGTGGAGGGAAGTCTCAGAAAGGATGGGTACCAGGGCAATAGTGTTTAAATCGACTCATGCACCAGCCTACTAGGTCCTCCTGTTTCCAGAGATCTCAGTTTGAATCCTGGTGCCAATAATTAGAATGTTCATTAATGGAATTATTGGCAAATTTTGAATTTATATTGTAATAGGGTAATAAAAGTCTGTCTGTCAGTTGGGTGACACTGGTTTCTGCTTAGATGGAAGAAAACAATAGGATTTTTTTATTCATCTGATTGACCTTCCAATGGTAGTTAGATGGCCATCACAGCCATCCACAGTGTAAAATGTGGTTTATATAACTGCACAGAATTAATTCTAACAAGAAAAGACTTCAAggtagatcctcaactggtgcaaGTTTTCATTGTTTCACTTCAGTCAATGGAGCGATgccaatttccaccagctgaggatctggctcttcaTGTGATAAATAGAGGAGACATGCTACAAAGAAAATATTAATGCGTACTGTCCAACAAATAGATAACTTTGAGCTCTGTATTATAGCCAGCAGTCCAGTTCCAGGGTGGAGAAATTCATATTCTGATAAGCAAAATAATTCCTAACTATCTATACAGATCCAAATCTGGTGAAGTTAGTGTTAAACTACTCACTAAAAGCTGTGTGATTCTGCCTGTTACTGTCTCTTTCTGAGCCCCTACCATCCAGCATTACCATGCACAATTTACTAATTGTTCTTCCTGGGACCCCAGTGTTCCTCTGTATGCTAATTTATTTTTCCAGACTTCATTGACTGCTTATTTTCTTTACAGGCCCATATGGCATCTCTCAGGCTTGCTGCATTTCTTTTGCATTCCAGTTTACTAACTCAgctgtttgattattttttttgcgggggggaggggtaacaAGATAACTACACTATAGAATGTTTGCTAGGTTTCCCTATATATTCTGGGAGTGTTTTTCTGATCTGGATAACTACATAGTTCTTGCTAGAACTCATTTTTTGGAACGACAAAAATATTGTTCTTACAGGTTTTATTCAGCACGTAAATACTGTGGTTTATATTTAGTGTTTACTCAAAATGCAGAAGGAACTGATGTGCTATGTAACTGGAAGGGTTAAGGGCTGCAGTGCAGTGAGATGGACCAAAAGTCACTGTAGGTTTGTGGCTTAATTGGGAAGCAGGTGGAGACAAATTAAACAGCAGGGGTTCTGGTAGAGAGGGGGTTTTAGAGTTTCCACAGAATGAATATCATTTAAGTATAGTTCAGAGCTGTGTGAGTAAAATGAGTAAGAAAAATCCTTGGAACTATAGTAACTATACTATTCCACAGTCTCTGTTACATGCTATAGCCATGAAAGTCAGCTCTTACCAAATGCAGTCTATCGCCTTCAATCCAGTGTGTCCAGCCTCTGTTTTTCTTCTCCCCCTTCTGGACACATACTAATTTATCACCATCCCAATTCACTAGCGTCTGCAGGGATCAAAGGATTAAATCCAATAAGTTAACTAGGGATTTTGGAAAATGTCCAAACACACCAGAACTAACAATGAAGTAGCATAACTGCTTGTGTGAAGACAGTAGTGGCCCAAATGCCCCTTAGTATAAAGTGCTTTATGTTATCACTTTGCAATTATTTCTTCTGATACAGCGATACAGACTGTATGTGTGCAAAGGAAGGGCAATGAGTTAATTGAATTTCTGATGCTGTTTATAGAATAGCACTGAATATGAaaactgtatttttcttttcttgctatgtgaaagcattaataaaaaaagattatAAAGTGCAATAACTGGAGCGCTATGGATCATAGTGACTAGTGCAGCATTAACACTGCCTCTGTCTGTAcataaaacagacagacagagaaaaaGTATGTAAATGACACTTGATACAATACAGTTATAGTTTATTTTATAGCATCCTTCAGGCACTGTAACCAAGAGCTTTAAAGCAAGAGCAGTCATATGTTTTCACAATGAAATTTAAACTGAGTATTTCATTAAAGGGTGAAAATGGAGGCATGGCTTGGCTGCTGGTACCACTCCCTATCGTGCTGACAAATATTGTCCCATTGAGGGGGGTGTACAAGGAAACAATCTAAtatcttgtcttatatttagagtataggctctttggggcagggacagtcttgtTGTTCTGTACatcacctaacacaatggggtcctggttcatgcctggggctcctaggtactatgattatacaaataaataataaatgagttCCAGGTAGAATGGGCACCAGAAGCAGGGGTGAATGAATGACCTAAGCCCCCTCCATCTCCCACAGCGCAGAAGGGATAGAGACAAGCCAAAACTGGAGAAGTGGAAAGTGTTGTGGCTGTAGgtgcatgtacacctctacctcgatataacgctatcctcgggagccaaaaaaatcttaccgcgttataggtgaaaccgcgttatatcgaacttgctttgatccaccggagtgctgctctaccgcgttatatccgaattcgtgttatatcgggtcaccttatatcggggtagaggtgtagttggagAGGGAAGAGGAAATAAATCCAGAGGGAGAGTTGTGAAAACCTCAAGGGCAATTTTGAATTAGAACTGGAGACTAATAGGAAACCAGTGAACGTGACTCTCCACAATCTCTAGattcagggaaagagagagaatggcacaTCCACAACATTCCGGACTCTCTAAAGTTGAGAGAGGGATTTAGGGAAACCATGAAGATGGAACATCATTTGTGAAAACAGGAAATGATTAAGACATGGCTAAAATTACAGCACAGAAGTACAGTCAGGATCAAGATAACGATAATGTCACCTAAGACTAGCAGTAAAGTTTGCTCCCCTACACAACAATTTATATGGTGGCGGGGGGAAATGATATCAGGTAGCAATCATTTAGATAAGAGATCAGGTGGAATTATAATGTTGCAACAAGGAAGTCCAACTTGTCCCAACATAAGGGTTGTGAGATAAGAGGAGAAAAATAAGGTTCCAGAGAGTTCAGTGAAGACAATTTTGTTCACAGATGAGATTGGTGATGGCTTTGACacaggggaaggagagtggggaaGGTTATAGATAGATCATGTTATAGATGGATCAGTGGAGACTTGTGTGCATTGGTTTAAAGCAGTAAAGCTGTTGAGTACATCACCATGCTCATTGGAGAAAGGGCTGGGGAGAAGTGATAGAGGTTAAAGCAGAGGATTCGGAAGCCTAGAAAGGACATTATAAGCCTGATTATTCTCTGACTTACACTGTTgtgaatcagaagtaactccagaAGAGCTACCTCACGTGAAACTGGGGTAAGTGAGAACAAAAGCAGGCCTATGGGTGAAACAATGCCTTCAGTTAAACCCATGCAGCTCCGCTGGGGGATTCCAGGATTCATCTCTATATGCTCTATAAGGACAGGATTCATCTCTATATGCTGCCTACTTCCTTTGTGAGGACTAATGAGACAAAATGGGTCTTGCTGTCAGTGAGCTTTGAGCTGTGTGACCATCTCTCCAGAGGCTGACAACAGGATCTGAGTTCAGAGATGAAAGTTGTTTACTGGGATAAGTTGATGACGCAGAAGTGGGTGTAAGGTCAGAGACAAGCAAGTTAGCCAAGAGCTGAGAAAGAGGGTAGAACTGGTTACCAGCTGAAGTGTTGGCATGGATAGGATCAACAAATGATAACAGAAAGAAAGGCAAGTGGCTCTTTCAGGCAGGTTTTCAAAGGCTCAAAGAGgcgtttcaatgggagttggatgcctGGATGCCCTTTGCATTGTTGAAATTCTCCATTACATGTTTTCAGGGGATGTTAGGAGAATAAAACTGAGGGTGGTATTCGTAAAAGGAAAGCAAAGGTGTGTGCAGTAAATGAATACACCAAATGGTTCAGGCCCTGATCCCTTAAGAGGTCTTTTTgtggaactcccactgacttccatgggaattCCACGTGTGGAAGGCTTACAGGAAAAGACTCAGATAgaactggcaattttaaaataatgtggaggggaaaaaagccttAGTAGTTTTAAAGTGAAACTTCAGCAGCAGCTAAATTATATGTGCCAAAATATACTTCCTTTCTTTACTTTTAAATATAGAACACTACAAAGAGGTTTATCATAGAAAGACAGGAAAACTTCCTTACAAGAAAAAATGTAATTCGTTATTGCCCTTACAAATCTGGGAAACCTTTCTGGTTTgcctgtaaaataaatatttgcaatgtGAAAGACAAAACTGTCTTGAAATGCAAATTACCTGCACTTTATAGACAAACATTCTCTAATATCTGTAAATTGCTTTCCATTATTTTTAAGTCAGGAAATTTACAGACTGCTTACCCTGTTTTTAACCACAGTGTACATGGAAATCAAATACTAAGTGTATACCTGCACAACTCGGTTGTCAAGCCCCTTGGTATGTTCTTCAAACTCCACTCCCACAGTATAATTCAGTTCATAGTTTCTGAAAGTGCTCAGTGTTTTTGTCTTAAAATTGTCTCCATCTTGAATAATTTCCTTCGTTTGTTTCAAGTGTCCTGCAATCTTACGAGTGGCAAAATCAATGTCtatcaacaaacaaacaaaacataagTGTATGATATACCTAGCCAAATTCCAACTTCTGGTACAAAGATGCAAAAGATAGTTTTATATATTCACCAAAACTATGAAAACTACACTATGAAAAGCATTTGCACATTTAATCCTCtcacttacaggtaaaacaaggTGGAGTAGCTCTCTTCTAGAATTGGCTGACATTTCgcatttgaaacttttttttaaattacaaaaaagattttttttttaaataaaaaaattgaggaatgtttgtgttttttcaaAAAGTGTTCTAATTTTTTTGatgaccccccccctttttttttcagttttgggtATTTTTCCACCATCATATACCCCTCTCCTTTTCTCAGTGACAAAATGAGGGGTGATGGGGAGGCGTGAAGtggaagaaaaactgaaaatccCCAAGATTTTCAGTATTCatgttttttgaaaaaataaaatttccattgtttttggtgaaaattttcaagaaaacAATATGCCCTCTCCCCCAATACTGCTTTTGACCAGGTCTACTCATATCTATAGAAGGATCTCAGAACAAGTGCAGTAGATGTGCATGTCTGATCCAGTGAATTTTGGCATGTAGCTTTTATTTCACCATAATCACAGATTATTGTTTGGGACTGTGTGTAATCTGTGGAACTGTATTGCATTTATATTGACACTGGGACTATACTGCGTGTGATTTAACAGCCATCTGTAAAagccattttccccctttttgtaAAGTAGTTTGAATCAGAATCATATTAATTAGCAAATCCTTTGCAGAAATGATGCCTGTATATAAATAAGTAAACAAATAAGAGCTATATTCACTGATTGTCCCTAGGAAAGAATGTTAGAAACAAAAATCAAAGTTGGTCAGACTTTACAGGAAAAGAATGGATGGAAAAAGATTATTTTGCAGCTTCCATATGGGTAAAAGAtggaaagttaaaaaacaaaaagacaaatagCCAAAGAGTACTGCATTTGACAATGCCCTCTTTAATATTCAGTCAGCATTTTGTGCCTGATTCTCTTTACCATTCCGTACTCTGTTCATGATGAAAACTAACATATACTACTTGCAACTGAATGCCCTGAAAGATATTTCAAATATATTACCATCATGACACAGTCTACCCTAGACAATACACCTAACGCCAGCTTCATTGCCAGGTACAATAAATATTTGACCATTTGGCAATGAATCTTGTTATGGTGCTATATGCAAATGAAATAATCTAACATGTTTCTCCCAGAGATTGAAAAATAGTGTGGCTTGTTAACCATCTTTGAGCTTTTTCACATACAAATTAATCATTTTCATCTCGGCAAAACCTTGTACAAATGGAACCCATTTTCTTTTGGTGGATTGATTATGCTACTGGTAAGGCACTAATCTAATTGCGTGAAAGGActggctggaaaacaaaacaaaaaaatgttactTTAACATAGGAAATAATGTTCATATTCAAGTATATTTTATCTGTTGCTGTGGATTAAAGGTATCTCTGGGTCTGATTTATAGCCAGGTAACAAAATTTAGGTCTCTCCGAGGAAAGAAGTCTAATTTTCCAAAGGAATGCTATTTCTGACTAATATATTAGTCTTGTACTACTGCAGAAAATCAGGGGAGGTTTTATTAAACACATTTTGAACACAACACATTTtgaacaatacaagcaataaagaTGAAATATGGTTCTATTAGATTAGATTGAAATACTTTAACGTGCTTATGAAAAAGTTAAAGTTTCTGGTTTAAAGGGCAAAACGATTTGTTAATTAAGGTATAGGAATGCATATGTAGCAATTATAAGGATGAATGAACCTCAAAAAGTTCAGCTTCATTGTGCTTTGGATCTGAACTCCTTAATTCTTAGAATATCAACCAAATGTAAAATCGGGAGAAACAGAGCAGAAAAATCTCTTTTCACCATTTCCATGTCATTTCTTTTTCATTGATAACACAGTCAGTGAGGGACAAATTCTCAGTACCACACATAGAAATACGCATCTAGATACTACTTTGTTGCAAATTCTGTGAGGCATTTTTCACTAGCACTGAAGTGCAGTACATAAAACATGTCCAAAACCCCCCACAAAACAaagggcccgatccaaagccaATTGGTGTAAACATGGCTCCTACTCCACAATCTCACACCAAGTTTCTTATGGGGAGGCTAG encodes the following:
- the RBP2 gene encoding retinol-binding protein 2, whose product is MPADYNGTWEMESNENFDRYMVALDIDFATRKIAGHLKQTKEIIQDGDNFKTKTLSTFRNYELNYTVGVEFEEHTKGLDNRVVQTLVNWDGDKLVCVQKGEKKNRGWTHWIEGDRLHLELTCEDQMCHQVFKKKK